Part of the Imperialibacter roseus genome, TGACCTCCGACTTGATAAATCGACGCTACTCGCCAATGACCTTGGCATGTATATGAATCAGCAAGACTATTACATATTGAATCGCCTCGGTTTCATTAGGTTCGATGGCAGGTTCATTGGTTTTCCTACCGACTTTGTGGCCAACGGGAGTTTTGATTCAAGGCTGGGAAGTGCTAAATCCGATGTCAACCTGAAGCTACCTAGCACACCGGAAAAGGCAGTTTACAGCGGCTCCCTTACAGTCAGAAACCTAAACCTGGGCACTTTAGCAGGCGACTCCGAACTTCTCCAAAAAGTAAGCTTTTCCGGCAGTGTCTCCGGCAAAGGCCTCACACCATCATCTGCTGATTTTTACCTGAAAGGCAACATACAAAAATTCGGGCTCAAGGGCTACGAATACGTGAACATCAAAACTGATGCACGACTGGCAGCAAGCTTTTTTGAGGGAAAGCTCAGTATTGATGACCCTAATGTAAAACTTCAGGTCGAAGGCTCGTTTGATTTCAGAAACCAGCTCAACAAATTCAAAGCGAACGCATCACTTGACACACTCTTCCTTTATCCTCTCCAGCTTACTTCCAACGATGTATTTCTCAGGGGGCAAGTTGACCTTGATTTTCAGGGACTTGAAATCGATAGTATTACGGGTAGTGCGGCTATACATAACCTACTGCTTGAAGTTGACGGAAAGCAGTTCAAGGCGGATAGTATTCTCGCTACATCACAAAGGAGCGGAATACAGCGTTCGTTCAATATTCTGTCAGAGCATTTGAGTTTAAGTGCTGAGGGTAACTTTGATTACACAACCCTATTTGCGGATTTATCGGAAACATTTAACGAATATGAGCTGGCCTTTAGAAATAATAGCGACGACATTGAAAGCTACTACGCCAACAAACCAAAAAAAGAAGTATCTCCGTATAAGGTAAGCATCAACGCCACTCTTACCAACATTAACCCGCTGACCGATCTTTTCATCAAAGATTTTTATATCGCCAAAGAGACCAAGATTGAAGCGAACTTTAATAAAAATATTTCATCGGTTGCTTCCTTTTATAGCGCCATCGATACCCTAGCCTTCAGGGAGTTCTCCTTTATAGGAAACGAAATAGATATCAACACCAGCAAAGCGGCAGACAGCACTGACGTGCTATCGATGTTTTACATATCGTCGATGCGACAGCTACTCAAAAACAGAGATATTACTCAAAACAACTACGTAGAGGCGATCTGGAGTAATAACAAAATTGATTTTCAAACCAACGTAGAGCAGCTCAACACCAACAACTACGCCCGGGTATACGGGGATCTTCAATTTCTTCCAGACAGGACAATTATCACTGTATACCCTTCTGATCTTCAGGTGCTTGAGGGAAAGTGGCAGTTTTCAGACAACAACCAGATTGTGATCACAGATGAAGCGATTGCCTTTGAAAACCTGAAGCTTTCGGCGGGCAGTCAGGAAGTGGAACTGACTGGCTATATCAGCGACTCCACAAATATTCCGCTACGGGGACGGGTCACGAATTTTGCTCTCTCTAACCTCAACCCGCTCACGACTGTTCCTCTGGACGGAGTGGTAAACGGGCATGCCACTCTTATTAACTACGGGGAGGGCTCCATTGTTGAAAGCGACCTCAAAATTGATAACTTCTTTGTCGATAGATTTTTAGTCGGAAACCTGACCGGTAAATCGTCATGGAACGATGCATCCAAACAAATACTATCTAGGCTTACCGTAATCAGGGAAGGCAAAAATATCATTGGGCTTAATGGCTACTATGCCCCACTCGACAGCATAAGCCCGCTCAACTTCACTGCCGACTTCGACAATGCTAGCATTAATATCCTGGAGCCATTTATCGAGGAAAACTTTAATGAAATCAAAGGCACCGCCACAGGAAAATTCAGGATTTCAGGCAGCCCCACCTATCCCATCCTCCGAGGGACCGGGACGCTACGCAATGGGGCAGGAAGGATCAAGTACCTCAACACTACATATAGCTTCAATGGAGATATATTCTTTGACGACAACGAAATAGGTGTCCGAAACCTCGACGTCCGAGACGAGCAGGATCATCGTGCTTCATTGAATGGAGGTATTTTCCACGATGGATTTAGAGACTTTGTGCTGGACTTAGAAGGGCAGTTGAATAACTTTCAGGTACTTAACACATCCGCTGCCGACAATTCCCTGTACTACGGCACCGCTTATGCCACGGGCTCAATCAACTTTTTGGGTGCTATATCCAACCTCAATATTAGCGCAAAAGCTACCACAAATAGAAATACACGGATTTTCATTCCGCTTGACGAAAGCTCCGACGTACAGGTTGAGGACTTCATCTCATTCGTGAACTTTAGCGACACAACCAAAGTAGCAGATGAAGAATCGGGTATTGACGAAGAGAAGTTTTCTAATATCCGCCTCGATTTCGACCTTGACATTACGCCTGACGCATATTGCGAGCTTATCTTCGACATAAAATCCGGCGACATCATACGGGGCAGAGGCAACGGCAAGCTCAACATGCAAATTGACACCAACGGGGATTTCTATATGTTTGGTGATCTTGAAATCGAGGAAGGGGGGTATAATTTCACCCTTTACAATATCATCAATAAAGAATTTGAGATCGTTAGCGGAAGTAGCATCTCCTGGTCAGGCGATCCCTACAAAGCTCAGATGGACATTACTGCGGGCTATCGGCAAAACGCATTGTTATCCCCAATTCTAACCAATATAGATAGCGCTACGCTAAATACGCCTGAGCTGAAGAGACGGTATCCTACAAACGTACAAATGAAGCTCAATGGGGATTTGATGTCACCAGACATCGCCTTCGATATTCAGATAACAGGCTACCCCGAGACCGCCGGCGCCAATAGTTATCCTTTAGGCACCACCATCCAGGGCTTCAAAAATACAGTTAAGACTGATGAGCAGGAAATGAAACGCCAGGTGTTCAGTTTGATCATTCTTCGACGTTTTTCACCAATCAATAGCTTCAACGTTGGCACCAATTCCATCGGCAGTAGTGTGAGTGAATTTGTCTCCAACCAGCTCAGCTATTGGATCTCTCAGGTGGACGAGAACCTTGAAATCGACATCGACCTGGCCAGCCTTGACAACGATGCCTACAACACGTTTCAACTTCGGCTGGCCTACACATTTTTGGATGGCCGACTGCGGGTTTCCAGAGATGGGGGCGTTACCAGCACCACTACCCGCAACGAATTGGGAGCCATTATGGGCGACTGGACCCTTGAGTACCTGCTTACACCTGACGGGAAATTGAGAGCCAAAATGTACTCCAGAACCAGCGTCAACAGCCTCACACAAAACATAAGTAACCAAACCAATACCAAAGCGGGGTTCAGCCTTCAGTACATCCGAAGCTTCAACAACTTCAAAGACTTGATGCAAGACGTTCGTGTTAAAAACAGGGAAGAAACTGACCCGCAGGAAGAAGACAAAAAGACCTCATTCAACTTCAATTCGGATAAAATAAAGCAAGAGGAAGACGAAGCAAGCGGCCACCCCTTCTTCAATTTTTTTGAGCTTTAATAACTAAATAACCACTGCGTAGTTAGTTAAGAAAAACTTATGCCAACGCATCCGGCTGTCAATATTTTCTGGTTCCGGCGAGACCTTCGCTTTACCGATAATGCAGGGCTTTTCTACGCACTGAAAGAGGAGACGCCAGTTCTTCCGGTCTTCATTTTTGATCCCCACATATTATCGAAACTTGAAGAAAAGGCTGATGCCAGGGTTTCTTTCATTCAAAGCACCCTGTTGAGGCTGAAGAAGCAGCTAGAAGACCACGGAAGCTCAATGCGCATCCTGTATGCTTCACCTGAAGCAGCATTTTCGCAACTGGCGGCAGAATTCGACCTCAAAGCGGTCTACACCAACCGGGACTACGAACCCTATGCCAACGAAAGGGACGCCACAGTCCGCTCACTACTCAAGGAAAAAGGGATAGGATTCTATTCTTTCAAAGACCAGGTGATTTTTGAAAAGGAAGAAATACTAACTGACACTAGTGGAGTATATAAGGTGTTCACCCCTTACAAAAACAAATGGCTGGCTAAGTGGCAAAACTTACAATTGGAAGAGTTTTTCATCAATCCTTCATCAGCGAATTTCCACGAAACCAAACCTTATCCTGTTCCCACCTTACAGGAAATGGGCTTCGCAAAGAGCTCAATTATCATTCCGCCGTCGACGTTCGATGAGTCGGTTATTGCCGCCTATGACAAGAAACGTGACTTCCCTGCCATCGAAGGCACGTCCCGCCTCGGCATTCATCTGCGGCATGGCACTATCAGCATACGGGCAGCTGTGAAAAAAGCAGCGACCCTTAATCAAACCTGGTTGAATGAGCTTATATGGAGGGAATTCTATCAAATGATTTTGTCCAACTTTCCTCACGTGGTGCACAACGCTTTCAAACCTCAATACGACCTCATTCCATGGAGAAACGATGAGGAGCAATTCCAGAAATGGTGTGAGGGAATGACCGGCTACCAAATAGTAGATGCGGGCATGAGGGAATTAAACACCACAGGGTATATGCACAACAGAGTGCGCATGGTAGTAGCCAGCTTCCTTACCAAGCACTTGCTGATCGACTGGCGATGGGGCGAGGCCTGGTTTGCCAGGAAACTATTAGACTTTGAACTAGCCTCCAACAATGGCGGCTGGCAATGGGCGGCGGGCACAGGCACCGACGCTCAACCATATTTCAGGGTGTTCAACCCGGAGTCACAAACAGACAAGTTTGACAAGGACAAAGCATATATCCGCCAATGGGTGCCGGAATATGACAGCAAAAATTACATAAAACCGATTGTTGAACATAAATTTGCCAGACAAAGAGCCATAGAAACTTACAAAGCGGCGTTAAAGTAACTGTATGAACATAGGGGACAAAGTAAGGCTTCTGAGAGGAACTGAAGAGGGAGTTATTATCAGGGTGATTAACGAAAACACCTATGAAATAGAAATAGAAGACGGCTTTTCCTTCCCCGTGCTTAAGAGTGAGGTCGTTTTGGTAAGTAAAACGGAAGCAGAGCACTTCAAAAGGGATAGCTCTGCACAGCAAAGTTCTTCCGGCCAAAAAACATTCGTTAAAGAGACCCAGGCAGTTGCCGAAAAAGGAATCTACCTTGGCTTTGAGCCGAAGGGAGATATTTTCACAGTCTGGATGATCAATAACACAGATTACGAGCTGGTTTTCAAGATAGATGAGCTGATGAAGGGCACCACACTAGGATTACACGCCGGTCACCTGGAGGCAAAGTCGAGCCAGGCAATAGCATCCAAGTCTTCTCAAAACTTCGACAACTGGTCGGACATGCAATTTACCTGCATGTATTTCCAAAAAGGAATCTACAAAAGTAAGCCTATGCTGAGCAGGGTTGTCTCATTCAAAGCAGCAGCTTTCATGCATAAGAAGGGTACGATTCCCATGACCTCGAAGGAAGGATATGTTTATCAGTTGGATGATAATCCTGCAAAAATTAATGCTGATGAGATAAAAAACAGCATGCTTTCTGCCAAAGCAGCGCCAGCGCCGAAAACAGACCAAAAACCTGGCTCGCACGAGGTAGATTTACACATGGAGAAATTAACAGGGCAAAAAGAAGAGGTGCCTACCTCGCAGGCTCTCTCCTACCAACTAGCCGTTTTTGAGAAAGAACTGGACTCAGCCATCGCAGCTGGCCGAGACGAGATAACGTTTATTCATGGCGTAGGAAACGGTGTTCTGCGTGAAGAAATCCACAAAAGGCTAAGTAAAATGAAAAATATCTTGTACTTTCAGGATGCCCAGAAACAAAGGTTTGGCTATGGCGCTACACTTATCAAATTAAAAGACTAACTAGCATTTTTTAAGCCTAAAATAAAACATAATACTATGGACGTAAGAAAGTTGATGGAGGAACTTGCCTCTGAAATTAACGGCCAATATTCAGAATATGACGATAATCGATCAGTTGTGATCGTTCCTCTTCCCGACGGTAGGTTCCAATCGGTGCGTGGTGGCAAAATTGACAACAAAAAGTATGGCAAGAGTGTCATTCAGATACTGTCCAGAGTATGTCGTACCGCCGAAAAAATTGATTATACCAAAGTGCTTGCGCACAACGTTGACCTTATCAATTCTAAGTTTGTGGTGCTTGGCGATTTCCTAATGGTGGAAACCACATTGTTTGACGACACAGTACCTCCTCAGAAATTGAAGGAAATGATACTCGAAACAGCTAAGCTAGCCGATGAATGGGAACTTGCCATTACTGGCAAAGACGTCAACTAAGAAGCATCTTTTAGTTATCAAATAAGTTTAACTATTTAGGAAAATGTGATCCGCCTTATCGCCTTGTTCAGAAAGTATTCTGAGCGGGGAGGAAAGTCCGGGCAATGCAGAGCGCCGTACTTCCTAACAGGAAGGAGCATTGTTGGCGACGACAGTGCTACAGACAGTGCAACAGAAAATAAACTACCCGTAATGCTTCTGCATTGGGGGAAAAGGTGAAAAGGTGGGGTAAGAGCCCACCGCTCCAATGGTGACATTGGGGGCACGGTAAACCTTACGGATTGAAAGATCAAATATGCCATGATTCAGGGGCTGCTCGTCCCTGCAGGTTGCTTCGGCGGCCTCGTTGTGGTGGGTAGATTGATAGAACCAGGCGGTGACGCCTGGTCCAGATAAATGATAAGGGTCTCCCGACTTGTCGGGAGGCACAGAACCCGGCTTACAGGATCATATTTTCCTATTTTCATTAACCTATGGCAAAAATTCTAATAGTAGACGACGAGAAATCTATTCGCTCTACCCTCCGGGAAATTCTTGAGTACGAAAAATTCAAAATTGACGAAGCGAAAGATGGTGAAGAAGGCCTTGAAATGCTCAAACAGGGATCGTACGACCTCGTTCTTTGCGATATAAAAATGCCCAAAATGGATGGTCTTGAATTGCTTCACAAGGCAATGGAGGAGGGAATTGACGCACCATTCATTATGATTTCGGCTCATGGCACGATAGATAGCGCTGTGGAAGCGACCAAGAAAGGAGCTTTCGACTTCCTTCAAAAACCGCTGGATCTAAACAGGCTGCTGGTCACTTTGAGAAATGCGCTGGATCGGAAGGAACTGGTGAATGAGACCAGGGTGCTGAAGAAAAAAATAAGCAAGACTTTCGATATCGTGGGCGAGTCGCCAAAGATTGAGGAGGTCAAAGCAATGATTGAAAAGGTGGCCCCCACTGATGCAAGAGTGCTGATTACAGGCCCGAACGGTACGGGCAAGGAGCTGGTTGCCAAATGGATTCACGAAAAAAGCAATCGCTCGTCGGGCCCGATGGTTGAGGTAAACTGCGCAGCCATTCCATCCGAACTAATTGAGAGTGAGCTTTTCGGCCACGAGAAGGGCTCCTTCACCTCCGCTGTAAAGCAACGGATTGGGAAGTTTGAGCAGGCTATCGGAGGCACGCTATTCCTTGACGAAATTGGCGACATGAGCCTTTCGGCACAGGCCAAAGTTCTGCGTGCCTTACAGGAAAATAGAATTACCCGGGTAGGTGGCGAGAAGGAAGTAAAGGTAGACGTAAGAGTAGTGGCTGCTACCAATAAGGACTTGAAAAAGGCTATTGCCGAAAATCAGTTTAGAGAAGACCTCTATCACCGGCTGAGCGTAATCATCATTCAGGTGCCTGCGCTAAAAGATCGTAAAGACGATATTCCACTACTCGTTGATAGGTTTATTGCAGACATTTCGGCCGAATACGGGTGGGCACCAAAACCAATAGACGATGCGGCCATTAAGCAGCTACAGCAATTTGAGTGGACGGGAAATATCAGGGAATTAAGAAATGTGACGGAGCGGCTGATGATCATGTCATCAAACACCATATCAGAAATGGATGTAAAAAAATATGCGGTACTTACTTAGTAAGAACCGCATATATTCTTTCAATAATTTCCAACCAGGTCGAGTACTTTCCAATTAAAGCCTTTGAGCAGGCTTTTCTTTCTGCACGTCCGACTTAGCGTAAGTAGGACACGTCTTCTGAGTACAAGCACCAAGCATGAAAACAGCTACAGCAAACAACAGTAATTTAATTTTCATAACGAAACGGCTTTACTTAGGTTCTTAGAAGCTCTAAGATATATATATCTACACATATATCAAAACACTTTAAGTTCCCAAGCATAAGGTAATGGCTATTGTATCAGTAAATTGCAGCCCCTCACATCCGAATTATCAAACCTGCCAAGCACTTCAAAATCCCCTTTCGTGTTAGTTATTCGGCCCAAATCCTTTGTTTCAATAAAGCAGCAAGAATGAATATTTCCAAGGTCAATAATATTTAAACCTCCCGCTCTTTTTTCCTGCAGATACGAAAACGGATCATTAATATCACGAACCATCACCTTCATCGACCTTGGGCAAACGAAGCCTGCTCCTCCATCCGAATATGCCTGCGACATTAACTCTGTCATCCCATACTCCGAGTGTATCCGCTCCACATTTAATCGCTCTCTCAACAAGGTGTGCAACTCAGGCCTTGTCAGCTCCTTCCCTCTCCCCTTCATGCCTCCGGTTTCCATTACAATAAAGTCACTCAGGTCAAGCTGATGCCTTTCAGAGAGATCAATTAGGGCGAAAGTAACTCCAATTAGCAGCTTTTTGCCATCCTGCCGTTTGAGTTTTTCTATCACGCTTAAAAGGGTACTGTCATCCCTCAAAAAGAATCCAGAGAACTTTGAGCCTGTGAGCTTTATGAAGTGCTCAATCATGTAGATGAGTGAGGATCCGCTCCTTTCAAGGTAAGACGGCAGCAAGGCAACAATATGAAAATTTGAGAGTGCCCCATACGTTGACTCAAATATTTCCTTCGTTAATTTCTTATAGAATAGAGGATCATCGAGGTAATGGGAGCTTTGCACGGAACCAGTGGTGCCGCTACTGGAAAACATAAGGGAAGAACCCCATTCGCCTGTCTTTATAGCATGATTCTTGAAAAATTCAATCGGAAGAAAGGGAATGTCTTCCAACCGGCTGATTTTTTTGGGGTCTTTAGCTAAGTATGAAATATACTTTTTGTAGACGGGATTGTGTTGGGCCTGCCATTTAAAAATATCCAGAGCGAGGACAGTAAAATGATCATTATTCAGGTTTAAAAGGCGGTTTCTAAAACTAAGAAGCTCGGACATGTGTTTAAATTGCGAAAGATGATCCAATTTTAATAATTTTATGAGGTAAGTAAGCGATGGAAATGAAGAATAGATTATTAAAAAGTATTATCCTTGGTGTGGTAGTGATGGGCTTAGCGTGGGCATGCCAGCCACCAGACGAGCTCCCCATCATTCCAAAAATATCCTACAACAGGGTTGAGTTTTTTGACCAGGCCGCTGGCTCAGATTCGCTTGTTCTATATATCAATTTTGAAGATGGAGACGGCGACATTGGGCTGAGAAGCACTGAAGACAGCTACCCATACCATCCATTTAATTACATTATCGACGCCGATAGGAGACTTGTCTATTTCGGAGAAACAGACTATAAGCTCCCCTTCTATAGTGTTCCTTTGGTGGTTTCCGGGGGGCAATTTAGACCTCTTGAGAAAGAGAAATTATTTTCAGAAACAGACACGAGACGACCGTTTAATTGTGAACAATATGAAGTCATAAAATTCAACCTTGATAATACTGGCACCAATACAGAAATAGACACTTTCTTTATTCAGAAGAATCCCAACAATAACAATATTTATGTGGACTTCTACAGAAAGGTAAATGGTAATTATGAGTTTCTCGATTGGGCAAGTGTGTTTTCAACTACCGGCTGCGGCACAAATTTCAACGCCAGGTTTCCAATCTTCGACACTGACAATCTAGGAAAATCGCTTTCAGGCACGCTTCGCTATTCGATGTTATCTGCTGGATTCGGCATCGTATTAAAGAAAGATACGTTTAAGCTAAAAGTCTACATCAAGGATCGTGCTCTTCACGACAGCAATGTGATAGAAAGCCCAGACTTGACGCTTGACAATATCACGCTCAATTAAATATCTCAGGGTATTTTTCTGGGTCGGCTTCTGCCATCAATTCATACACCTTGTCGAAAACATTCTCCACATTGGGCTTGGAGAAATAATCGCCGTCTGAGCTATAGGCCGGCCTGTGCTCGGCGGAGGTAATCGTACCAGGTTGGGAATCAAGGTATTTGTACCCCCCCTGCTCTTCGAGCACTTTCTGCATCATATAAGCAGAGGCCCCACCCGGCACGTCTTCATCAGCAAAAATGATGCGATTAGTTTTTTTCAACGACTCAACAATCGAATGGTGCAGGTCAAAAGGCATTAACGACTGCACATCAATCACTTCGCAGGAGACACCATATTCTTCAAGGAGCTCGGCTGCTTCCATCACAATCCTGCACATGGAACCGTAAGTCACAATGGTCACATCAGATCCTTCCCTTATTACCTCAGGAACCCCAAGCGGCGTTTTTATATCATCTATATTTTCCGGAAGTCTTTCCTTGAGTCTGTACCCATTCAAGCACTCGATCACTATCGCAGTGTCATCAGAGGCCAGCAAAGTGTTATAAAAGCCAGCTGCTTTGGTCATGTTCCTCGGCACAAGCAGATAGATGCCTCTGAGAGACCCCATGATCATACTCATAGGTGAACCCGAATGCCAAACACCTTCCAGTCGATGACCTCGTGTTCTTATAATCACGGGAGCCTTCTGGCCTCCCTTTGTTCTGTACTGAAGGGTTGCCAGGTCATCTGACAAGGTTTGCAATGTAAATATCAGGTAGTCCAAATATTGTACTTCCGCAATAGGCTTCAACCCTCTCATGGCGGCGCCAATGCCTTGGCCTATGATGGTACTTTCCCGTATTCCTGTGTCGGTTACACGAATCTCGCCATGCTTTGCTTGTAGCCCTGCAAAGCCCTGGTTCACGTCACCAATTTGCCCCACATCTTCTCCTATCGCAAATATTCTAGGATCCCTGCTAAATGCATGGTCAAAGAAAGCCTGAAGTACTTCTCTACCGTCAACTATCACACTGTCATCGTTGTAAACAGGTGCCACTTCCTTCACATTAACAGCCCTTTGCTCCGACTCGCTATACAAATGGCTGCTGTACTGCTCAAGGTGCTCTGCATTCTTGATCTTCAGCCAATTGATGAGATGCTGTCTCTCTTCGTATTTCTCACCTCGCATAAGGTACAAAGAGCGCTTAACAGCCTTCACCACGTCCATCTTCAATGGATTCAGCGTTTTCTCCAGCGCCTTGTTGATAGCACTGATTTTCGCTCCATTTTTACTAACGCCTGCGGCATTGGCAAGGAGATTAGATGCCCCCTTCAGGTCTTCCTTGATACTGGCTACGTAAGCCTTCCATGCCTCATTCTTATCGGTCTTAGCCTTCTCCCTGGCATTTTCCTCCAGCCTTTCGAGGTGCTCCAAAGTGGCCATCTCATTTTCCAATATCCACTCTCGAAACTTTTTTATGCAGTCAAACTCCTCTTCCCATGCAAGTCTTTCTTTCGACTTGTATCTTTCCTGCGACCCCGAAGTCGAATGCCCCTGAGGCTGCGTCATCTCTTTTACGTGAACGAGCACCGGAACATGCTCATCCCTGGCAACCCTACCTGCATGGCGGTACGCCTGAACCAGCTTCTCGTAGTCCCAGCCATTCACCACAATGATTTCATACCCATTTTCGGAGTTATTCCGCTGGAAGCCAGCCAGAACTTTAGAAATATCTGATTTAGTAGTATGATATTCCGCAGGCACTGAAATTCCATACTCATCATCCCAAATAGAAATGACCATAGGCACCTGCAGCACCCCGCCAGCGTTGATTGTTTCGAAGAAGTGTCCTTCCGATGTGGATGCGTTCCCTATAGTGCCCCAGGCTACTTCGTTACCGTCAATGGAAAAGTCTTCAAAGTGCTTAAGTGCAGGATTGTTTCTGTAAAGTTTGGAGGCGTAAGCGAGGCCAAGCAGACGTGGCATTTGCCCCGCTGTGCATGAAATATCCGAACTGGAGTTTTTCATGTCTGTCTGCGTTTTCCACTCTCCCTTTTCGTTAAGGTACCGGGTAGAAAAATGACTGTTCATCAGACGGCCGCCAGAAGAGGGGTCGGCAGAAAGGTCGGTGTGAGCATAAAGCTGAGCAAAGAATTGCTGGATCGTGAGCTGGCCGATGGCCATCATAAATGTTTGATCCCTATAGTAACCAGACCTGAAATCGCCATTTTTGAATACTTTGGCCATCGCTACCTGAGCGAGTTCTTTGCCATCACCAAAAATACCAAACTTCGCCTTGCCCATGAAAACTTCCTTCCTTCCCATCAAACTAGCTTCACGGCTTTCGCAAACCAAAAGGTAGTCGTCGAGAATTTCGGCAACAGGCACGCTAATTTCTTTCTTAGTCTTTACTACACTCACTATTATGCTGATTTAGAGGATAATGTTGTCGATTGCAATGAACGGACTCTGAAAAGAGGTATTTCAAATATAAGCATAAAATTACACGTTTTCAATTTTGTCAATCGCACAAAAAAAATACAACTACCTGATAATCAGTAGA contains:
- a CDS encoding translocation/assembly module TamB domain-containing protein; protein product: MNYKTKTSVVFYGIGKAFYWFSLTILLLLIGLFITLQSSAVQTWLVSYASKSFYEQTGHKVTIAKVDVNWFDEITLDSLEVKDLQDTSMITINRLLVDFSLLDLLRPSQLHFDAARITGADVRLVKFADDQLDNISFLISQLRPKDTTARTSLPRPISVSRIKLEKSRFSLNDMRKDSIEVGFNYYQFTIDSIFSDLSNFYQRLDTVKFRVDKLAAGEKSKKLKVNSLQTNFLLTYQTMELSDLDLYTQHSHLQDYVKFEFSNPSNLTYFVDSVNIIAHFDSTTISNRDLRHFSPYLEKYDDTYSISGDFSGGVTNFSLKKFSLYFGDNSQLFGNASFNGLPNFMETFIDLRLDKSTLLANDLGMYMNQQDYYILNRLGFIRFDGRFIGFPTDFVANGSFDSRLGSAKSDVNLKLPSTPEKAVYSGSLTVRNLNLGTLAGDSELLQKVSFSGSVSGKGLTPSSADFYLKGNIQKFGLKGYEYVNIKTDARLAASFFEGKLSIDDPNVKLQVEGSFDFRNQLNKFKANASLDTLFLYPLQLTSNDVFLRGQVDLDFQGLEIDSITGSAAIHNLLLEVDGKQFKADSILATSQRSGIQRSFNILSEHLSLSAEGNFDYTTLFADLSETFNEYELAFRNNSDDIESYYANKPKKEVSPYKVSINATLTNINPLTDLFIKDFYIAKETKIEANFNKNISSVASFYSAIDTLAFREFSFIGNEIDINTSKAADSTDVLSMFYISSMRQLLKNRDITQNNYVEAIWSNNKIDFQTNVEQLNTNNYARVYGDLQFLPDRTIITVYPSDLQVLEGKWQFSDNNQIVITDEAIAFENLKLSAGSQEVELTGYISDSTNIPLRGRVTNFALSNLNPLTTVPLDGVVNGHATLINYGEGSIVESDLKIDNFFVDRFLVGNLTGKSSWNDASKQILSRLTVIREGKNIIGLNGYYAPLDSISPLNFTADFDNASINILEPFIEENFNEIKGTATGKFRISGSPTYPILRGTGTLRNGAGRIKYLNTTYSFNGDIFFDDNEIGVRNLDVRDEQDHRASLNGGIFHDGFRDFVLDLEGQLNNFQVLNTSAADNSLYYGTAYATGSINFLGAISNLNISAKATTNRNTRIFIPLDESSDVQVEDFISFVNFSDTTKVADEESGIDEEKFSNIRLDFDLDITPDAYCELIFDIKSGDIIRGRGNGKLNMQIDTNGDFYMFGDLEIEEGGYNFTLYNIINKEFEIVSGSSISWSGDPYKAQMDITAGYRQNALLSPILTNIDSATLNTPELKRRYPTNVQMKLNGDLMSPDIAFDIQITGYPETAGANSYPLGTTIQGFKNTVKTDEQEMKRQVFSLIILRRFSPINSFNVGTNSIGSSVSEFVSNQLSYWISQVDENLEIDIDLASLDNDAYNTFQLRLAYTFLDGRLRVSRDGGVTSTTTRNELGAIMGDWTLEYLLTPDGKLRAKMYSRTSVNSLTQNISNQTNTKAGFSLQYIRSFNNFKDLMQDVRVKNREETDPQEEDKKTSFNFNSDKIKQEEDEASGHPFFNFFEL
- a CDS encoding cryptochrome/photolyase family protein codes for the protein MPTHPAVNIFWFRRDLRFTDNAGLFYALKEETPVLPVFIFDPHILSKLEEKADARVSFIQSTLLRLKKQLEDHGSSMRILYASPEAAFSQLAAEFDLKAVYTNRDYEPYANERDATVRSLLKEKGIGFYSFKDQVIFEKEEILTDTSGVYKVFTPYKNKWLAKWQNLQLEEFFINPSSANFHETKPYPVPTLQEMGFAKSSIIIPPSTFDESVIAAYDKKRDFPAIEGTSRLGIHLRHGTISIRAAVKKAATLNQTWLNELIWREFYQMILSNFPHVVHNAFKPQYDLIPWRNDEEQFQKWCEGMTGYQIVDAGMRELNTTGYMHNRVRMVVASFLTKHLLIDWRWGEAWFARKLLDFELASNNGGWQWAAGTGTDAQPYFRVFNPESQTDKFDKDKAYIRQWVPEYDSKNYIKPIVEHKFARQRAIETYKAALK
- a CDS encoding Smr/MutS family protein codes for the protein MNIGDKVRLLRGTEEGVIIRVINENTYEIEIEDGFSFPVLKSEVVLVSKTEAEHFKRDSSAQQSSSGQKTFVKETQAVAEKGIYLGFEPKGDIFTVWMINNTDYELVFKIDELMKGTTLGLHAGHLEAKSSQAIASKSSQNFDNWSDMQFTCMYFQKGIYKSKPMLSRVVSFKAAAFMHKKGTIPMTSKEGYVYQLDDNPAKINADEIKNSMLSAKAAPAPKTDQKPGSHEVDLHMEKLTGQKEEVPTSQALSYQLAVFEKELDSAIAAGRDEITFIHGVGNGVLREEIHKRLSKMKNILYFQDAQKQRFGYGATLIKLKD
- a CDS encoding sigma-54-dependent transcriptional regulator; the encoded protein is MAKILIVDDEKSIRSTLREILEYEKFKIDEAKDGEEGLEMLKQGSYDLVLCDIKMPKMDGLELLHKAMEEGIDAPFIMISAHGTIDSAVEATKKGAFDFLQKPLDLNRLLVTLRNALDRKELVNETRVLKKKISKTFDIVGESPKIEEVKAMIEKVAPTDARVLITGPNGTGKELVAKWIHEKSNRSSGPMVEVNCAAIPSELIESELFGHEKGSFTSAVKQRIGKFEQAIGGTLFLDEIGDMSLSAQAKVLRALQENRITRVGGEKEVKVDVRVVAATNKDLKKAIAENQFREDLYHRLSVIIIQVPALKDRKDDIPLLVDRFIADISAEYGWAPKPIDDAAIKQLQQFEWTGNIRELRNVTERLMIMSSNTISEMDVKKYAVLT
- a CDS encoding LuxE/PaaK family acyltransferase: MSELLSFRNRLLNLNNDHFTVLALDIFKWQAQHNPVYKKYISYLAKDPKKISRLEDIPFLPIEFFKNHAIKTGEWGSSLMFSSSGTTGSVQSSHYLDDPLFYKKLTKEIFESTYGALSNFHIVALLPSYLERSGSSLIYMIEHFIKLTGSKFSGFFLRDDSTLLSVIEKLKRQDGKKLLIGVTFALIDLSERHQLDLSDFIVMETGGMKGRGKELTRPELHTLLRERLNVERIHSEYGMTELMSQAYSDGGAGFVCPRSMKVMVRDINDPFSYLQEKRAGGLNIIDLGNIHSCCFIETKDLGRITNTKGDFEVLGRFDNSDVRGCNLLIQ